In one Sneathia sanguinegens genomic region, the following are encoded:
- the nadN gene encoding NAD nucleotidase: MKKNLLLMALLPLATSYTLAAKHYPLNLSIVHINDHHSHLEPSELKFNIDGKPTNVKIGGYPEVVHFINEFRKTRKHTLVLHAGDAITGTLYFTLFRGSADAQMMNLTKFDYFTLGNHEFDAGNEGLKKFLDYLKIPIISANVVPDKGSILEGYWKPYAIKKINGEKVGIIGIDVVRKTKESSSPGPDIKFYDEIKTAQKYADILKKQGVNKIILLSHAGAIKNFEIAKKVTGIDIIITGDTHYLFGNDEMRKFGLPVISEYPTKFTSPNGEPVYVVEGWEYSKLIGNLDIKFSKDGIVESIKGTPVIPYHLDSTFQRKDANGNKYIPTGEEREQILNTLANTKYFKIAKADPKASLILEKFKKEKKLLGDKVVGVISGNVMPGGSANRIPNTANPKGSIATRFVAETMLTQMRSFGKQSHIDMTIQNAGGVRQDIKLGEMTYNDAYALLPFGNTLYLLKMKGSEVKQVIEDALDFALVGGSTGAFPYAAGMRYEANQYKDANGKRVIKMEVQNEETGVWEPIQDDKMYTVGTNAYVAKGKDGYKTFGEIDKTRGGEDTFLPDAESLIKFIQLHKDFKTYTDSNVIFHFDKNNEVKKQ, encoded by the coding sequence ATGAAAAAAAATCTATTACTTATGGCTTTGTTGCCATTAGCAACATCATACACATTAGCTGCTAAGCACTATCCACTTAACCTTAGCATTGTTCACATTAACGATCATCATTCACACCTTGAACCTAGTGAATTAAAATTTAACATTGATGGTAAACCAACTAATGTTAAAATAGGTGGATACCCTGAAGTTGTTCATTTTATAAACGAATTTAGAAAGACTAGAAAACATACTCTAGTACTTCATGCTGGAGATGCTATAACAGGTACTTTGTATTTCACATTATTTAGAGGATCTGCTGATGCTCAAATGATGAATTTAACAAAATTTGATTACTTCACACTAGGTAATCATGAATTTGATGCAGGTAATGAAGGTCTTAAAAAGTTCTTAGATTATTTAAAAATACCTATCATATCTGCTAATGTAGTTCCTGATAAAGGTAGTATATTAGAAGGATATTGGAAGCCTTATGCTATTAAAAAAATAAATGGAGAAAAAGTTGGTATAATAGGTATAGATGTTGTTAGAAAGACTAAGGAATCTTCAAGTCCTGGTCCAGATATCAAATTTTATGACGAAATTAAAACTGCTCAAAAATATGCTGACATATTGAAAAAGCAAGGAGTTAATAAAATAATATTACTTTCTCATGCTGGAGCAATCAAAAATTTTGAAATTGCAAAAAAAGTTACAGGAATAGATATTATAATAACTGGAGATACTCACTACCTATTTGGTAATGATGAAATGAGAAAATTTGGTCTTCCAGTAATTTCAGAATATCCTACAAAATTCACAAGTCCTAATGGAGAACCTGTTTATGTTGTAGAAGGTTGGGAATATTCAAAATTAATAGGAAATCTTGATATTAAATTTTCAAAAGATGGTATTGTTGAAAGTATAAAGGGAACACCTGTTATTCCTTATCACTTAGATTCAACATTCCAAAGAAAAGATGCAAATGGTAATAAATATATCCCTACTGGTGAAGAAAGAGAACAAATATTAAATACTTTAGCTAATACAAAATACTTTAAGATAGCAAAAGCAGATCCTAAAGCTTCTTTAATATTAGAAAAATTCAAAAAAGAAAAGAAATTACTAGGAGATAAGGTTGTAGGTGTAATTTCTGGTAATGTTATGCCTGGTGGTTCTGCAAATAGAATACCTAATACCGCTAACCCTAAGGGATCTATAGCTACTAGATTTGTTGCAGAAACAATGTTAACTCAAATGAGAAGTTTTGGAAAACAATCACATATAGATATGACTATACAAAATGCTGGTGGAGTTAGACAAGACATTAAATTAGGTGAAATGACTTATAACGATGCATATGCATTGCTTCCATTTGGTAACACTTTATATCTATTAAAGATGAAAGGATCAGAAGTTAAACAAGTTATAGAAGATGCTCTTGACTTTGCTTTAGTTGGTGGTTCAACAGGTGCTTTCCCTTATGCTGCTGGTATGAGATATGAAGCTAATCAATACAAAGATGCAAATGGTAAAAGAGTAATTAAAATGGAAGTTCAAAATGAAGAAACTGGTGTTTGGGAACCTATACAAGATGATAAAATGTATACAGTAGGTACAAATGCTTATGTTGCTAAAGGTAAAGATGGTTATAAGACTTTCGGTGAAATTGATAAAACAAGAGGTGGAGAAGATACATTCTTGCCTGATGCTGAAAGCTTAATTAAATTTATACAACTTCATAAAGACTTTAAAACTTATACTGATTCAAATGTTATTTTCCATTTTGATAAAAATAATGAAGTTAAAAAACAATAA
- a CDS encoding DUF4912 domain-containing protein: MRTSRNYYSTKLIQSIPVRVRRKPGYLKKLYLKYDKEIKNVNNEEFLKTKYSKGTDKFFDKAPLPNRYYTNEIALLPKNITTLYAYWEIREDTFEHLKKNFNVFDQASILLYKNGQLFRKIHNISRFGSYYILNVEADKKYHALLGFFNPENHFFTVAKSTTVISPSGKVSNRLATVWGLPYWLNGQIFMNKYNKENLPNNSEYISEILDNMYLDSSFYENKNIRFGSSEKANIRTLGSSKLGSSERNL; this comes from the coding sequence ATGAGAACTAGTAGAAATTACTATAGCACAAAGCTTATCCAATCTATACCAGTTAGGGTTAGAAGAAAACCTGGTTATTTAAAGAAACTTTATCTTAAATATGATAAAGAAATTAAAAATGTTAATAATGAAGAATTTTTAAAGACAAAATATAGTAAGGGTACTGACAAATTTTTCGATAAAGCTCCTCTACCTAATAGATATTATACAAATGAAATAGCTTTATTACCAAAAAATATTACTACTCTTTATGCTTATTGGGAAATAAGAGAAGATACTTTTGAACATTTAAAAAAGAATTTTAATGTTTTCGATCAAGCAAGTATACTTTTATATAAAAATGGTCAATTATTTAGAAAAATACATAATATTTCAAGATTTGGTTCATATTACATACTAAATGTAGAAGCTGATAAAAAATATCATGCTCTACTTGGATTTTTCAATCCAGAAAACCATTTCTTCACTGTAGCAAAATCTACAACAGTTATTTCACCTAGTGGTAAAGTTTCTAATAGACTTGCTACTGTTTGGGGTTTACCATATTGGCTTAATGGTCAAATATTTATGAATAAGTATAATAAAGAAAATTTACCTAATAATTCTGAATACATATCAGAAATATTAGACAACATGTATTTAGATTCTAGCTTTTATGAAAATAAGAATATTCGTTTTGGTTCTTCGGAAAAAGCTAATATACGCACTTTAGGTTCGTCTAAGTTAGGCTCATCAGAAAGAAATCTCTAG